A single Saccopteryx bilineata isolate mSacBil1 chromosome 11, mSacBil1_pri_phased_curated, whole genome shotgun sequence DNA region contains:
- the LOC136315616 gene encoding uncharacterized protein has translation MDSHCISLASATTFVEDDSKLWDRVTKESSTLSGDSRGSDAFVVGAPQSCLTLSSARIHFLHVLSGAERTSAHVPGGIFVVNCSEFGKILTSVSSSKRIPPHPGVKEGKPQLVPAGPIAQGTITSAYVAKSRKTLLVENILEDKRFPRGTKLESGTQILSVLCLPIVTAIGDLVGILELDQHWGKDTFCLSHQEVKASPWEMLVIHFSEHEWMFQTTSA, from the exons ATGGATTCGCACTGTATTTCCTTGGCGAGTGCAACAAC gtttgttgAGGATGATTCAAAGCTGTGGGACAGAGTTACTAAGGAGTCTAGCACCCTGAGTGGCGATAGTCGTGGTTCAGATGCTTTTGTGGTGGGGGCCCCTCAG AGCTGCCTCACACTTAGTTCAGCCAGAATTCACTTCCTGCACGTCCTCTCCGGTGCAGAGAGGACCAGTGCTCACGTGCCCGGCGGCATCTTTGTGGTGAACTGCTCAGAGTTTGGGAAAATCCTCACTTCTGTCTCATCTTCAA AGCGTATTCCCCCCCACCCTGGGGTCAAGGAAGGGAAGCCACAACTGGTCCCCGCGGGGCCCATTGCCCAGGGCACCATCACCTCGGCCTATGTGGCCAAGTCCAGGAAGACGCTGCTGGTGGAGAACATCCTTGAG gATAAGCGGTTTCCCAGAGGCACTAAGCTAGAGTCGGGGACACAAATACTGTCTGTCCTCTGTTTGCCAATCGTCACTGCGATTGGGGACCTGGTCGGCATCCTGGAGCTGGACCAGCACTGGGGCAAGGACACCTTCTGCCTGAGCCACCAGGAGGTGAAAGCCAGCCCATGGGAGATGCTCGTCATACACTTCAGTGAACACGAGTGGATGTTTCAAACCACGTCAGCTTAA